In Enoplosus armatus isolate fEnoArm2 chromosome 16, fEnoArm2.hap1, whole genome shotgun sequence, the genomic window atgtaaTGGCCAAGTTTTGAAGTTGAAAAATGGGGATTCAAATGGGACAAATGTACAACAGATAAGAGTACAACTTCTAAGCTTTCTTAAAATTTGGGCTGTATCCTCAGATGCTTGTTTTCTGAATTTACGAGTAATCCTACTGATTCagaaaagtctttattgatGTTCTATGGGGTGTGTACACTcgacagaaagaaaaggcacaTTAATTCTAAAGCATCTTGCATGGTGTTTttacaaacaagacaaaagcatCTGAATCCAGTTTATAAATCGATCCAGCTCACCTCTTGTATCCAGTGATGCGGATGGTTGCTGGCAGTGGTTCCCTCATTGCCTCCATGAACTGTTCAAACTCTCCATCAGGCACCAGGCCCTGTTCCTTGTAGTAGTGCTCAAACAGCTTATTCTCCTTGACAATGTCAGCATAGCCAGCACCCCAGCCCTGAATACATGGATGCATGGTTATTTGTGGGGGTGCAGTACCAACTAGAAAAGCACCTCCTAAATCGGGATGCAATCTTTTGTATAGTATACAGTATTCTATGCAATGTAAAAAGTTACATTAAATGTCGATATAATGTTTTCTTGCTTAAGGTAAATGGTAAATAACTTATAGAACATGACATGAAACCTGTTACATTTTAGTATGCTCTAATGGTCATTCGGCATGTACTTATTACATACAGCACTTATTCCAATTAAACTTTTTAAGTTTTTCCAACCCTGCTCCCTTCTTCCCTTCACGGTGTTCTGGTAAAAGATTATTAGACTTATAAGAGGAAAACCAATCTGAGCTAAGTCGGGTGAAGCCTCACAATctctccaaacaaaaacaaaaaaagcacgCATCTAGACTTAGGTTAAACGTGAGAAATGGTGGTCATACATAGCTTTGAAAATAGCCGAGTTAACGGTAGCTAACAGTAAAGCTCTCTGGTGTAGCAGCTGTTTAGCAGTGTCATAGCAGCACGACTGCAAGTTTAGTAAAGATAACCTTCAAGAAATGTAACCATGTTCGTCCCACCTCCCGTCGCATTTAGTAAACAAAGGTAATTTGTGGCCTGACAGAGCACTTTACACCTAACATTAGCAAGAGTTGCTGCAGCAGAAGTGTGAATCTTACAGCGTTGTCTCTGTCGTCCCTGCCAGCAGTCTGGTTTTTCTGCCGCTGCCTGCTTCTTTTTCCCATGTTGCAGTAGCAGACAACTTTGGAGAAAAGTCTGCGGAAAGACGTGGTGGGTGGATGCAGAGAAAAGTGACCTGCAACTCGGATAAAACGTAAATCTACTGAGCGTTTTGAGGATGGACCGCTACGCCGCGTATAGTGTATCCTCGAAACGTGTTGCCTCTGACGCACGTGAATGAGGACCCGTCGAGGTGGCCACCAAATCTGcctgaaataaagtaaaacatctTCGGGACATTTCGTgcgattttttttaaatgttatcaCGCCGAAATAAGATTTTGACTTTAATTGCATTAGTGTAATGtgaaattatttcattatattcaagtaaaaaaaatacttatttgtttcatttatttcccttttaATGATATTACATGATAGTTGCGTTTATTCCAGCTTGAATGTCACATATGTAACGTGCAAGCGTACATTTTTCTAATCTCATATGTCAGTATAGTGAGAAACCAGGTAACCAGGTCATTGTTTACAGCGGGTGGTAAATGCAAACGTGTCTATGAATACTTATTTGTGACCTCAGACACCACACGATATTCAATAACGTCCATGCAGAAACCGAGCATTGTCATTGGCTGATACGATCCAATGCCGTATCTGTTCAGGGACTGTGATTGGTCCTGGGTGGGAAACCCATTCGTCAGTCGCGTGCATATAGTGTGTGTCACCCACTTCTCTGTTAGCAAGCCCTACAACAAATTGTTAAATAGTTGCAAATGTTcgttacatttacattgtttcTATTTGTAGTTGTGTAACATTAGCCCTCCCGCCGTGATGGACGCACTGCTCTCCCGGCTCTTCTCTTCGGAAGAAGAGGAGCTATACGTTTTGGACTGCCTGGCTTACTTTATGGTTTTCATGGCAGCCTGCACTTTCGTCACTTTGCTTTTCGAAAATGTCCCATACGGACGGTATGCTACCAGCAAATATGGATTTCCAGTTAATGTCAGGTTTGCTTGGTTCGTCCAGGAGCTGCCTGCGTTCCTCGTGCCTTTGTGTCTGGTAGTTTGGACATCCTCTGGGAAAACCTCTCTGCTGCCCAACCAGCTGATCATTGCCATGTATTTCTGCCACTATATTCAGAGGTAGGCAATTACCATCAGTTAATGTATGTATGCTAGTTTCACCAGCATGAATATTAGAGCAAGTGGTCCCCAATGTGTGTACAGTGAGTAATATAACAATTATgcaacacacaggaagagatCAGGCTGTAATAAGATGCATTGCATTGTATCTTATTATATTAGTAGTACTAGCTAACTCATCCATGTCAGTAACCTAGAGCAAGTATTTGAAACAACTGagttgtgttattatttttatttattatatctcttgctattgcactatcctgcatgctgctataacaatgcaaattttcccgctgagggattaatacaggattatcttattttatcttatcttaataacatttttgttctgctgcagaTCCCTTATTTATCCATTTTTAATCAGAGGAGGCAAAGCGACACCCTTCGCCTCATTTGCCCTGGCCTTTGTTTTCTGCATCTATAATGGCTACATGCAGATCAGGTACCTGAGCCATTACGCTGAGTACCCTGCACATTGGGTTACACATCCACGCTTCATCGCAGGTGGGTGTTCTGTGTCTTTCTACAAGGGAAATACGGGTTTTGTTTTGCACAAGAGCTCGTCAGGGTGACACTTACacttttctgtgtaaaataGATCCAGTCTGGCATTCACAACGCTCAATCCAAGTAGTATCAAATTGATTCATATTACATTAGCAtaggagaaataaagaaattgcTTATATTTCATACTGTCAGAAAAATCTAAACATAGTGTACAAGGATAAGAGAGGCTGCAGTGGTGTTAAAAAGTGTTACTCTAGAAgaaaaatactcaagttaaatcaacatttgctgaaaacaaTCACGTAAAAGTAAAGAAGTATTTGGTTAATAAACTACTCAAAGTCCgagttcctgtgtgtttgttttgtgtgtgcgaaATATAAtggatgaaacatttttttcatgaattAGGGAGGAACAGAGTAAAATGCACAGTCAGGATAACAGCAGGGTCCCTGCCTCTTGCTATCTCTCCCAGTTCATCACTTCTgcccctctttcctccccctatgccttttctttctccattttaaattaaattaagtgGCGAGGCTTTGCTTAAAAACATAGCCATCATTCAAACTCTCTCATGTCCATCATCTGGTTTGTCATCTCTTGGCTTTTGCTCCACTGCAGGTGCTTCTCGCAGCTCTCCAAACCTCAAAGTGCTCAGCAGTTTTTCTTGGCTCCCCTTTGCCGTTCGAGCTAACGCAGGAAACTGTCAATTTAGGTGTTTTTTCACTGTTACTACCCCTCCGTTTCTGCAGCAGATAAAGACAagacttaaaaatgaaataagaaatacaatttTTACTCACTCATTTCCAACATTTTACTACCCACCCCCGACAGGACAAGTGGATTCCCAATAGATGGTATATCCATTTTTATTCAGTAAATACATTATTGACTGTCTGGCAAGTAGTGAGTAGTTTGTGTGAATGGGGGAACATGTGACCGAGAGCTAGACAATAAGCCAAATATATTGAATGTCCAATATTATGACTCTCCGGTTTTGAGTCAAAGAGAAAAGTTGAGATCTGGGTGGCAATTCAGTGGTCTGGAAACAGGCGCAGAAGTCCAGCATCTTTAACAGGTCACAGTGTAATTAATCAGGACAATAATGTCAGAAGTGACAGAACACCATGGCTGAAATATCATGTatgcatgtttattttctaaataaCTATTGTTACATTTGTCATCATCAGAATAATGAATGATgtgaatttgaacatttctcaTGATATAGATTTTATAGATAGCCCGAATATGACCTTctaaacagatgtgtgtttacAAAAAGATGATATCACTGTTTTCATGTGGTGTGGCATGTAAGAGTTCATTTTAAACATTGTAGGTCACAGCAGCAATGACACCGATGAATACTGTGGATACACGTTGCAACTTTCAGAGAAATCTTCAACATTTGGCAAATACGCTCATTTGCTGTCTTTCTGAGCGTTAGATGTGAAAACAGAGCACAGACCAGCGCGTGTCTGTGCATGAAGAGTGGAGCTGGGGCTGGGAGGCGATTAGCTGAGATTAGTTTAAAGATTGGAATCAGAGGGAGGCGGCTTACTAttgcacagatatgagagtggtattgatctgcTCCTCTCACgcttggaaagaaagcaaataaagggtatttcccaaaatgtttgagtatttctttaaaaacaccagTTGGCTGACTGACTTCTGGTCAGTGAAATGTCGTGCTAAAGCAGGTTTTGGTTGGTTTGTCTCCAGGGTCGGTGCTGTGGTTGGTCGGTTGGCTGGTGAATGTGCACTCTGACCACATCCTGAGGAACCTGAGAAAGCCCGGAGAGACTGGTTACAAGATTCCCACAGGTAAGGGCTTTAGTCATGAGACACTGGGCGGAATTATTCCTCTCGCCACTACGAGCAAGTCTTAAACTCCTATTACAGGACACCTAACTCTCACAGAGGAAAACTGACGTAATAAAACGCATTTATTTAAGTCCTGCATTTCTATATACTTTTACTCAACTACactattgtatttttttgtttcatttactgtatatgatgACTGTAGTTAATAGTTACTAGAGCCAACCGTGACAatatacaattaaaaacacttcaaatacttatatttactgtacaaactcTCGCATTGACATTATTGTGATGCTACCACTACTTAGACTTTAGAGTTTGAATCCTTTTTCCAGCTCTGCTGTGGGGTGACAAGAAAGTCAAGAAAGCAGTAATCACAACATGGCACAGGACTCTGCGGTCTTTGTACGCAGCGCTACATGCTAATTTCCCAGCGTGGTCGCATGATTATACAGGGTGACACTGTAAGCAGAATCACAGGTTGTCAATAGttatcttttcctctctgccttgcCCTCTGTGAGCCCTTACATTAGTGTGCTAAAAAGGTTCTCGCTGCTTTGACTCTGATATGGTCCGACTCAGCTTGTGTGCGAGTGACTCACAATACTTGTAGTGTTTAATGTGTGTAGTTTTGCTTTAAACTTCTAAACCGCACAGTGTTGATGGTAATCTGGCCCTATACTGGAACATGTACAGGATATGTCTGCACGTGTAGTAACCACACTGATTCGAGATTCTTGCTAAATAATTTTTGTGAGACAGTAAAATCATTTTGCTAGTTGGACGTTAGATTCCAAAACAGTTTCAGTgcataaataatgtattaaagGAACAGCTCGACACGCTTATTTGCTCGAAACCACCCTCATGTTAGTGCGAtaatcttagcttagcataaacactggaaaaagggggaaacagctagcctggctctgtccagttACAAAGGTGACACACACCTGCCTACCAGCACCGctaaagatcactaattaatgtgttatatctcatttgtttaatctgtacctGTAAACAAGggctaaaaacaacaagtttggGTTTtccagagccaggctagctgtttccccctgtttccactgtttaggctaagctaagataaccggctgctggcttcacatttcacaagaaaacaagtaagcgtatttccccaaatgttgtGCTGTTCCTTTAAAACAAGAAACGCTAGAGCTCATCaatctatatctatatcaagaaaatgaacatttcagcaAATTCTTGATAAACAAGTTGATTTACAAGGAACACAATTCACTGACAAAAGAGATTggtttggggtttgttttttgtacagtgtATGACCTTTACTATGTGAAAACGGATGCACATTCTATGAGATGTGACAAGTACTGAGAGGTGGTTGGGCAAACAAGATTTTAACCCGTCTCCAAATCCCTTTTGACAAATAGCCTTGAGGGCAGAATGTATTtgaaaagcagaataaaatctACATTGCTGATTTTTTAGATCACATAATTGGCAAAACCGTAAGTCGGATTTCACCTCTGCTAAATGAATCAGTAAGCATAACAGGTTCACAGAGAGAGTGGCTCCCCTGACTGAGAGCATAGTCACAACAATAGCACCTTGAGCCTGAACTTGCGGTGAACCTGTTGAAACAATCCACCCTGAACCCCTCAAGGAAAATAGAGTGGAGAAGGCGAGGCGGGAGGAAGCTGCgagctgctgtgctgctccaAATGAACTTCCAGGCACGTCTGGAATCCCCACAGCCAAGAATCTGCCATTTTCACACAGAGGGCAGCAACACTACACATGGCCTGCAGTCAAATAAAGAGTGCTCAGCCATCTATGGTCAGTGCGGAGCCAGTTGTGTGGATGCCCTTTGAGTTTTTAGCAGCGTGCAGGCTCGGAAGATAGCTGAAATGCCACTGCTCATTCAGCCAAGTGCTGGATTGTCGTAGGTGCAAAAtccattacattttattttctccgAGAGTAAAATATTTGGGGTTGTTTTTGCCTCAGGGAACATATGAAAGGATATAAGCATACCTGTCCTAATTCCTGTGTCTTCCCCCCACAGGCGGAATGTTTGAATATGTGTCTGGAGCCAACTTCTTAGGAGAGATAACAGAGTGGGCAGGCTTCGCTCTGGCTGGCCATTCTGTTCACAGTACAGCTTTTGCCATCTTCACCGCAGTGGTCCTCGCCAGCAGGGCTGTGGCCCACCACAAGTAAGAataatgagacacacacacacacacacagggagtgtATTGCACACTTTGAAGCATAGACTTGTATTAATAGACgaaaatgtctcttttccttcttttccctctttctctctctacagaTGGTACCTCGCTAAGTTCGAAGACTACCCAAAAAGTAGGAAGGCACTAATTCCCTTTGTGTTCTAAAAACACTGGAAGCCTGAAAAGGTACTGCTTCTTACAACGGCTGAGAAGAACAATCCCATAGTCCTTTTGTCTAATTTTGGAGCGCTCTGATGTCAGAACCTTGAAGATACAGATTAATGTGAACAGAGAACAGAAACGCAGGTTGCATGCTTGTAAATGATCTCATCTGAGCTGCAAGTAAGCAAGCAACAGTTAAAAGCCATCATCttaaaaagatgttttattgGTGCCATTACTTTGGTAAGAATGTCCATAAAGCACAAAGTAACTTCAACAACCATGAACTGAATGTACTGGAAGCTGTGTTTGCAGCATTTAGCGCTCCTCCAGAGGAAATAAGATAGTGAATGGAGCATACCTCAACACTCTGCACCAGCAATAAACAGTTTTAAGACTCTGCTGATCTGCATATCTTCCCAGATGGAACATAAACATGGAAATGCAAAGCAGacatttaatgttttcaagAGTTTTAACATCCATTCCATTTAAATAGATGAAAGAGGGACCTTGAATTAAGTCCAACACATATTCCAACCTCATTTTGCTTTGGTTGTCATCAGAAAGATTTTTCTACttacctcatcatcatcatcatcatcattatctcAAACTCCTGGAAAAGAGGCCACTTTGGAACAAAAGGCAACAGCATCTCTGTCCTGTAAAGACTGAGACTGTAGCAGGCCTGTCCACCGTTACTGGGCTGCGGGGAAATCAAATGGAGATCAAGCATGGCCCCTCAATAACTCACCCAAGCCTGaaatgagaagaagagagcGTTGCCTCAACACATCACTCCTGTCAGGGTTttctgagacagagagagaagaagtactggtaaagaaatgaaagggaaaagtGTTGAGGAATGTGTGAAAGCAGGAGCATGTAGAGCATAATGGATGAGGGGATGTGTGAACGAAAAGGAGGAGActgggagaaaagaagaagaagaaaaagaaacgtTGGAAGCGATCTTAACATCGATAATCACTTTTTACTATGAGCCAAATAAGTGATCTGCCTTATTTACAGCGTTTCTGAAATTAGATTGGAAACAATTATCTCATCACTTTGGTAAAACTATTTCACGACTTAAATTCATACGCAAGTGAGTTTCCGCCAATaacttctctccctttctcagcCAAGGTCACgtcattttgaattttaaaaatgtgttgcttttataATACACTTATTTTGTCATCGTTTTTACACATGGTCTCATCAATAAATAATAGGACCGCTGTGTCTGAgtgtgatgaaaaatgaaggCTGTGTGTCGCTGAAGGCTATACAGAGTGACATCCTTCATGTTAGAGGTCCCCGCTGTCTCTCTCGGTCTCTTCCAGACTATTTCCTCTGTTGTATCCGCTTTATCCACACTTCTTGTAATTGCATCACTATTACACAGCCAGTATTTACTGAGCCTGCCGTTTGAATATAATACCATTCATCTTCAGGCAGACACCAtgagcttttctttttatatgCAAAGCATTTCAGTGAACTGGCTTTTAACTCTCAAACTCAAACATATTCTTTCACGCAGGGTGTAGATACTCCACAAGGGGAGCAGCTCTGTGATATTCAATTTACACATGCCAACCTGCGCCACCTATAGGAAAGAAAAGCACCatccatagactgtataaaagaagtggacatagccaccgtgacgtcactgTCTTGAAGCctcaagtttggcattttggccatcgccatcttggttttcaAGGGTCACGTGATAGTGGCGTGACGAACCAGGGAAGGACACGTCGTGACTGATATGACCCAATCAGGAAGCAAACGTGGATGTCTGCGTCATCGTTGTCAAATATCTCTGTTTCCACCCGTCCTCACTAAAACACAATCCTGGAGTAAAATGGGTTCAGCAGCGTTTTCAAAAGTCTCCATTTTAGGGGTTCGAAAACACCGCAGTAGTATGGATGCTAGGTGTAAACGTTGCAAAAGTTGCATTTTAAAACGAAAACGTATCAGTGTGGATGTAGCCTCAATCCTTGCCTGCAGGCGGTGCAAGTGTTAAAATTAAAGAAgatatttttcctttcctgtaGATGGCTCACATCGCCATGCCCACATCTTCAGGTCTGAAgtgctgtttttgcttttcttgccTGTAGGTGGCGCAGGTTGACTGGAACTGCAGGTCCAGAGTTGCAGTTCTAAACCTGCAGGAGCTATTGCTCCACAGTTGGGTGATATTTGCTGTATATAACCCCACAGCGGGGTTGCCAACACCACAGGCAATATGTTCCTGtgtagaaatgtgaaaaaagctGTTGATTTAACAGCCTTCCACTAATGTGGGTTAAATAACTGGAACATGCTGCGGCCTCATTATCATTCAAGCCACATGCTGCCTCAGACTACTGCCTGCTTCCTTAATATTATCTGCTATTACTGTTAAGCCTGGGAGCATACTGTTGACTTCTCCAGCCCTGtctctgtttatatttgtgtgtgtctgtgtatgtgtgtgttaggcaTCTGTCAGCTACAGTCCAGTCGTAACCAATGTGGTAATCCCATAAAGGCTGACAATGAGGCAAACCAGCCTTGAAATCACACACGCACTGGCGTTGGCGTTTGGCTTGAGCCGAGACTGTGAcatgagagatgagaggaataACCTATTCAATCTGGTGTGTCACTCAAACGCCTGTGTTTCATACAGTGTAAGATAGAGGGAGATAGAAAGAGGAGCTTTGATTTCTACAGGCGTACAGTGGGAgtgagcagctgtgtgtgtgcctgagtgCGTTACACAGAGAGCTACATATCCTAGCTGGCACATACTTTGCTCTGGGGGGTTTTCCTTGTCTCTGTCACATGCTGCACGTGAGTAGCAGGGGCTGGGGGCGGGCATTATGCAAGGCGctttctccctcactctctcttttaatATGCATACACATCCCAGAAGGTGCTGGTTATGCCTTATCCAGCCTGCCTCCACTCCATCATAGAACTTAATGGGCTGGGAGATGGCCGTTACTGGGGCTGGGTGGCATACAGAGTCCAGAATGATCTGCACCACCTGCTGTGTATTGCCCCTTGAAAATGAGCATTTGGATTCACGGGCTGCAGCGTGCAtctgaaataataaacagaaaacgaagcagcacagtgaaaaaaatCTCTGTCTGTTACCCTGTGGAATGCAGTGCGAGTTTTCTGCCGTTTGTATGTATGTGGGCAGCATTTCAAGGGCCAAAGGTTGTGATAATGGCCCCCAGCAGTATTTGAGATGCCAACTGATATCACAATgtggtctccctctctgtctaaTGTTCAtggaaattgtattttgttgaaAGAGTTATGttgctgtattttctctttttcaagGATTTCAGgtttacagtgtttgtttttttctgtcagagCTTTCCTAAACAGTAGCTGTGGATCCATGCCAGGGTTATCCACAGagaaagatagacagacagattcCCTGGGGGTCCCAAACTATGAAAGGCCCCAAAATCCACAGCTTTGCACATCTAGATATGTAACATCCTActtattttagtttaaatatGTGCCAGTACTTTAAGGTAGCTATCTGGGGCTAGTATGTGAACAGTTATCTGTCGTTCCTGCAAGATTCAGCCACTATCCAGTCTCATACTGATGGGGGATCCCTATGAACCCACCTACCCGTCCCCCCACCCAGTTGTGATGCAGAGAGGTGGAGATTGAGTGGACCTCTGGATTCCCAGGCCCTGCTTCAAGAGCCACTGTTCCACAGGACCCATATTCATTATTGACGTTTTACTGTGTACTTCATTTGTTgttcaattaaatatttatcagataaaaattcaaatatttattctgTGCAATTCATCAACCGGCCGTAGTGATGAAGGAGTGGGCGGATG contains:
- the srd5a1 gene encoding 3-oxo-5-alpha-steroid 4-dehydrogenase 1, producing the protein MDALLSRLFSSEEEELYVLDCLAYFMVFMAACTFVTLLFENVPYGRYATSKYGFPVNVRFAWFVQELPAFLVPLCLVVWTSSGKTSLLPNQLIIAMYFCHYIQRSLIYPFLIRGGKATPFASFALAFVFCIYNGYMQIRYLSHYAEYPAHWVTHPRFIAGSVLWLVGWLVNVHSDHILRNLRKPGETGYKIPTGGMFEYVSGANFLGEITEWAGFALAGHSVHSTAFAIFTAVVLASRAVAHHKWYLAKFEDYPKSRKALIPFVF